CGGCGAAGCAACGCGGCTGCATGCCAATGTCACGGTGTGCCATGGTGTGGTGGTAGGTAAGCGAGTCATCCTGCAAAGTGGCTGTGTTATCGGCGGTGACGGATTTGGTTTCGCCCACGACGGTGCTGGCTGGCATAAAATTGCGCAGCTGGGAGGCGTTGTGCTGGGCGATGACGTTGAGGTGGGCAGTTGCTCCAGCATCGATCGGGGCGCACTGGGTGATACGGTGATTGGTGATGACGTCAAAATCGATAGTCAGGTACAAATTGCTCATAACGTCATCATTGGCGATCACAGCGCCTTAGCGGGCTGTGTGGGCATTGCCGGCTCTACCAAGGTCGGTAAACACTGCATGCTGGGTGGCGGCGTTGGTTTGTCCGGCCATCTAACGATTTGCGATGGCGTTCAGGTGACGGGAATGAGCTTGGTGACAAACTCAATCCATGAACCGGGGGTCTACTCCTCAGGTACCGGCGCTATGGCCAATACCCAGTGGCGTAAAAACGCGGTGCGTTTTAAACAGCTCGATGATATCGCTAAGCGCCTAGCAAGATTGGAAAAAAAACAGCGTGATTGATTTATGCTGAATGAAATTTACCTGCCACTGACTTGAGGCTGAATAGCAGCAGGTTATAATCCACTGCTTTTTGGCCAGCAGGGGTGCTGGTATTTGCCTGAGAGTCATTAGGCGTTTTGTTATTTTAGAGGTCGCTACGATGGTTATGGATATCAATGAAATTCGCGAGTACTTGCCCCACCGCTACCCTTTTTTGCTGGTGGATCGAGTAACGGAACTAGCCATCGGTGAATCCATCGTTGCGTACAAGAATGTCAGCATCAACGAGCCGTTTTTCAACGGCCATTTTCCACATCACCCGATTATGCCTGGTGTGCTGGTGATTGAAGCACTGGCCCAAGTTTGCGGTATTCTCGGCTTTAAAACGGTCAATAAACTGCCCGCCGATGGCTATGTATACTATCTGGTAGGCAGTGACAAGGTGCGCTTTAAGCGCCCGGTAATGCCGGGTGACAAGCTCACCTTAGAGGCCGACGTGATTAAAGGTAAACGCGGTATTTGGAAATTTGCATGCCGTGCCTCGGTTGACGGTGAGCTGGCCTGCGAAGCGGAAATTATTTGTGCCGAGAGGAAGGTGGCTTGATACATCCTACTGCACTGGTCGACCCGACGGCGCGCCTTGCCGACGACGTTGAGGTAGGCCCTTTTAGCATTATCGGCCCCGGCGTCACGATCGGCGCGGGCTCGGTAATTGGCCCCCATGTGGTGGTTAAAGGCCCCACCACGCTGGGTGAGCGCACGCGTATCTTTCAGTTCGCCTCGGTAGGCGAAGACTGTCAGGACAAAAAGTACGCAGGTGAGCCCACTCGGTTAGTGATGGGGGACGATAATGTGATTCGCGAAGGCGCCACGATTCACCGAGGCACCGTTCAGGATCGCAGCGAGACCACTGTTGGTTCGCGCAACCTGTTTATGGCCTATGTACATGTGGGCCATGACTGCGTAATTGGTAACGACTGCATTTTAGCCAATCAGGTTACCTTGGCAGGGCACGTCACCGTCGGTGATCATGCCATTCTGGGTGGTTTGGCCGCAGTGCACCAGTTCTGTCATTTTGGCGATCACGCCATGGCCGGTGGTGGCTCGATTATCACCAAGGACACGCCTGCCTATATCATGATTAACGGCAACCCTGCCGAAGCGCGTGGCCTCAACCTGGTGGGGTTAAAGCGACGAGGTTTTAGCCGCGAAGCGATTAATGCCTTAACCGCCGCCTATAAAATGGTCTATCGCCAAGGGCTGACCACTGAGCAAGCGCTTGCCGAAATGCGCAGCCGCTTTGAGCTACCCGAAGTCGAGCATTTTGCCGCCTCCATTGAGCGTTCTACCCGCGGAATCACCCGTTAACCCATGCTAATCATTTTATGAGCCTGCAACGTGTCTATCTCGTGGCTGGGGAGCTCTCCGGCGATATCCTCGGCGCTGGGCTGATGCGCGAACTTAAAGCACGCCACCCTGGCGTCGAGTTTCGTGGTATCGGCGGGCCACGGATGCAGGCGGAAGGCATGGAGAGCCGCTTCCCTTTAGAGACCCTCGCGGTAATGGGGCTGGTTGAGGTGCTTAAGCACCTCCCCGAGCTGATCCGTGTACGGCGCACCCTAAAAGCCGAAGCGCTGGCCTGGCAGCCGGATATTATGCTCGGCATCGATGCGCCTGACTTCAATTTAGGCCTGGAACGCCAGCTCCGTGAAGCGGGCATTACCACCGCCCACTACGTAAGCCCTTCCGTATGGGCGTGGCGCCAGGGGCGGGTAAAAGGCATCGCTAAATCGGTAGACGGCATGCTAACACTGCTCCCTTTTGAAGCCGCCTTCTATCGCGAACACCGTGTCCCCGTCGCCTTTGTGGGTCACCCCTTGGCTGACGAAATGCCGCTGGAAAATGACCGTGCTGCGACCCGCCAAGCGCTGGAGCTGGCGCCTGATAGCCAAGTGTTGGCGCTGTTGCCCGGTTCCCGGGCCAATGAAATTCGCTTTTTGGGTGATACTTTTCTCAACGCGGCCGAACAGCTCTGCCAGCGCCACCCCGCGCTGCAGGTGGTGATTCCGGCGGCCACTGCTGATCGCCGCCGTGAAATCAGCGCACTGCTGGCTAATTACCCGTTACTGGCTGAGCGAATTACGCTGCTGGATAGTCAGGCCCGTGAAGCCATGGTAGCGAGCGATGTGGTGCTGCTGGCCTCAGGCACCGCCGCGCTGGAAGCCATGCTGTGCCACCGCACCATGCTAGTGGCCTACAAAATGGCCCCAGCCACCCACTGGCTGGCTAAACGAATGGTGAAAACCCAGTGGGTATCGCTGCCCAATTTGATTGCCCAGGAAACGCTGGTGCCCGAACTCATTCAAGACGCTGCCTCGCCGGAGGCGATTGCCGACCAGCTCAGCGCCATGCTGGCGGACGAAGATAGCCGCCACGCCCTGGAAGCGCGCTTTGCCCAGATGCACGCCACCCTCCAGCGCAACGCCAGCCGTCGCGCCGCCGAGGCAGTAAGCCTGTTGGTCGCGGGGCAGCCGCTGGAGAGTGTTGATGGCCATTAAAGATAGGGTGACAACGCACTGGTTGATCGAGCACAAGGATTTTCCACTATTAGATATTTCTTACAGCGGCGAGCGGCTGGCGGGGGTCGATGAAGTAGGCCGAGGGCCACTGATCGGTAGCGTGGTGGCCGCGGCGGTTATTCTCGATCCCGCGCAGCCGATTGACGGTCTTACTGACTCTAAAAAGTTGACGGCGCGCAGGCGTGAAGCGCTTGATACACAAATTCGCGAGCGGGCGCTGGCCTTTGCTGTGGCAGAAGCCAGCGCAGCGGAAGTGGATGCGCTGAATATTTACCACGCCACCCACTTGGCCATGCGTCGCGCCATTGATGCGCTGGCACCGTCGGCGGAATATCTACTCGTGGATGGCAACAAATTACCTAGCCATCGGCTGCCCGGCCAGGCCGTGGTGAAGGGCGATTCACGCCACTGTGCCATTGCCGCGGCGTCGATTTTGGCCAAGGTCGCTCGTGACGCGCAGATGGTCGCCTTGGATGAGTGCTATCCTGAGTATGGTTTTGCGCGCCATAAAGGCTACCCGACAAAAGAGCACCTGACGGCGCTTGCAGCTCACGGGCCACTGGCCGAACATCGTCGTAGCTTCGCGCCTGTGCAGCGCCAGTTGGCGCTGCTTTAACTTTTATCTTCATCTAGCGTTTTGCTGAGAGTCCCATGACGGTTCCGTTCGTTCATTTACGTTTGCACAGTGAATACTCCCTGGTCGATGGCTTAGTGAAGCTAAAGTCGCTGGTCAGCACCACGGCTGAACGGGCGATGCCAGCGCTGGCCTTGACCGATGAAACCAACCTGTTCGGCCTGGTGAAGTTCTACAAAGCCGCCCAGGGGGCGGGGTTGAAGCCGATTATTGGCAGCGATTTATGGCTCCATAACCCCCACGACGAGTCCCACCCTTACCGGCTAACGCTGCTGGCGATGAACGATGTGGGCTATCGCAACCTGACCGAGTTGATCTCGAAAGGGTGGACGCATGGTCAACGTCAGGGGCGCGCCATTCTCGATAAACAGTGGGTGCTGGAACAGAGCGAAGGCTTGATTGCGCTCTCCGGCGCCCGGGAGGGTGAGATTGGCCGCCACCTGCTATCTGATCACGAACAGGATGCGCGGGTGCTGCTCGAAGAGTGGCAGGCGGCATTTCCCGAGCGCTTTTATCTAGAGTTGATTCGCACCGGGCGTCCGCTGGAAGAGGCCTGCGTTCACGCCAGCGTCAAGCTGGCCATTGAGACAGGCACGCCAGTGGTGGCGACCAATGACGTGCGCTTTCTTGAGCGCGAAGATTATTGGGCCCACGAGACCCGCGTCGCCATCGGTGAAGGTAAAGCGCTGGACGACCCGCGCCGGGAACGCCGCTACACCGAAGAGCAGTACTTAAAAAGCCCCGACGAGATGGCGGCGCTGTTTGCCGATATCCCCGAAGCGCTGGAAAACAGCGTGATGATCGCCGAGCGCTGCAGCGTGGATGTGCGCCTGGGCGAGATTTTCCTGCCCGAGTTCGGCATTCCCGAAGGGATGACCCAGGATGAATTCTTCCGCAAGGTCTCCCATGACGGTTTAACCGAGCGGTTGGATTTTCTATTTCCCGCTGAACGCTACCCCCGCGACAGCGAAGAGTACCAGGCGATCGACCAGCGCTACCGCGACCGGCTGGAGTTCGAGCTCAACGTTATTATCCAGATGGGGTTCCCCGGCTACTTCCTGATCGTGATGGACTTTATCCAGTGGGCCAAGGACAACCGCGTGCCGGTAGGCCCGGGGCGTGGTTCCGGTGCTGGTTCGCTGGTGGCCTACGCGCAAAAGATCACTGACTTAGACCCGATTGGCTACGACCTGCTGTTCGAGCGCTTTCTTAACCCTGAGCGTGTCTCCATGCCCGACTTTGACGTCGACTTCTGCATGGAAAAACGCGACAAGGTGATCGAGTACGTAGCCGAGCGCTACGGTCGCAATGCGGTATCCCAGATTGTCACCTTTGGCACCATGGCGGCGAAGGCCGTGGTGCGCGACGTCGCCCGTGCCCAAGGCCGTCCGTACTCGCTGGGGGACAAACTCTCCAAGCTGATTCCCTTTGAAGTAGGCATGACCCTGGCCAAGGCGATTGAGCAGGAACCCGCGCTCAAAGAGTTTATCGGCAACGATGAAGAGGCCGAAGAGATCTGGGAGATGGCGCTCAAGCTTGAGGGCACCACCCGGGGCACCGGTAAACACGCCGGTGGCGTGGTCATCGCCCCTACCAAGCTGACGGATTTCTCGCCGCTGCTCTGCGATGAAGATGGCTCAGGCTTGGTGGTTCAGTTCGATAAAAACGATATTGAAGAGGCCGGGCTGGTCAAGTTCGACTTTCTGGGCCTGCGGACGCTGACGATTATCGACTGGGCGCTGGAGATGGTCGATAAGGTGCGCAGCGTTAACGGCCAGGATCCGCTCAACATCGACAGCATCCCGCTGGATGATGCGCCCACCTTCGAGATGCTCAAGCGCGCCGAAACCACGGCGGTCTTCCAGCTTGAGTCCCGCGGCATGAAGGAACTGATCAAGCGCCTGCTGCCCGACTCCCTGGACGACATGATCGCCCTGGTGGCACTGTTCCGCCCCGGCCCACTGCAGTCGGGCATGGTCGACGACTTTATCAACCGTAAGCACGGCCGGGCTGAAGTCTCTTATCCACACCCGGATTACCAGCACGAGCTGTTGAAACCTGTCTTGGCGCCCACCTACGGCATCATTCTCTACCAAGAGCAGGTCATGCAGATCGCGCAGGTCATGGCAGGCTACAGCCTCGGCCAGGCCGATATGCTGCGCCGTGCCATGGGTAAGAAAAAGCCCGAAGAGATGGCCAAGCAGCGCGATGGCTTTATGGAGGGCTGTGCCGCCAACGGTATCGATAAAGACCTGGCCGGTAATATCTTTGACCTGGTAGAGAAATTCGCCGGTTACGGCTTTAACAAGTCGCACTCGGCTGCCTACGCGCTGGTCTCTTACCAAACCGCGTGGCTGAAAGCCCACTATCCGGGGCCCTTTATGGCCGCGGTGATGTCCACGGAAATGGACAACCTGGATAAAGTGGTACCGCTGATCGAGGAGTGTCGCAACCTCCGGCTCACCGTTACCCCCCCGAACGTCAACGTCGGTGGCTACAAGTTCACCGTCGATACCGATGCACGTGTGGTCTACGGGCTAGGCGCCATTCGCGGCGTCGGCGAAGGTCCCATTGGCGCCATTGTAGAAGCCCGCGAGGCAGATGGCCCTTTCAAAGATATCTTTGATTTCTGCCGCCGCATTGATCCCAAACGGATGAATAAACGCACCCTGGAGGCGCTGATTCGCTCCGGTGCGCTGGATACTTTAGGCCCCAATCGTGCGGTACTGTTCGCAGCGATGGAGGACGCACTAAAAGCCGCTGCCCAAAACCACGCCAATCAGAATCTGGGCATGCAGGATATGTTTGGTGATGCGTTCGCCGCGGCCGATGAAAGTGACGGTGACAGCAACGTTTACGCCGAATACATCAACGCCCGTGAGTGGACTGATCGTGAGCGGCTCTCAGGGGAGAAAGATACCCTGGGGCTTTACCTGACGGGGCACCCCATCGATGAGTACGAACGGGAGTTAAAGCGCTTTGTCTCCACGCGGATCAGCGATTTAAAGCCTTCTCGCGACCCCCAGCGCGTTGCTGGGTTAGTGGTCGGCGTGCGCACCATGAAGTCCAAACGTGGTGATACCATGGCGTTTATCACCCTGGATGACCGCACCGGGCGTATTGAAGCTTCACTGTTTGGGGAGCTATTCGAGCAGTTGCGCGGTCAGATTGAGGCTGATCAGGTACTCATCGTTGAGGGCGAGGTCTCCAGCGACGAATACTCTGGTGGCCTGCGCCTACGCGGTAAAGATGTTACACCGATGGTGACGGCGCGCATTCGCTACGGCCAAGCCGTGGAACTGGCACTGGACGCGGGTCAGATCAATGGCCGCTTAATTGAAACCCTGCGCGACAGCCTGACGCCATATCGCGATCAAGAGGGTTTGCCGGTGCGCCTGCAGTACCGTCACCCAGCGGCAGTGGCTTGGCTGGAACTCGCCGATGAGTGGAAAGTCGCACCGAGCGACGACTTACTGCTGGCGCTGCAGGATGTTCAGGGCCAGACAGGCGTACAGCTACGCTATCGATAGCTGACAATGCGCCACTAAACTCTCGGGAGAGGGCAGGTTGAAGCGAGGGTCTTTCGGCCATGGCCGGAAAATGTTCCTGACAATTCCGGCATTTCCGCCATCCATGGCGGTCAGATGGCGAAAGTAGCGCCCTCGGATGGGTTCACAGCGCCCTCGCGGAGACCTGCTCTCGTAAGATTGCACTCAGTGCATAAGTGAGCCCACCTTGCGTGGCAGGGTCAGGGTGCGATAATACTTATTTTGATCAGGCTTGTTTTTGACAGGCAGCTTACAGGCAGAGCCGATGAATCCTAATTATCTCGATTTTGAACAGCCGATTGCCGAACTTCAGGCAAAAATTGAGGAGCTGCGGTTAGTCAGCTCCGATAGCCAAGTCAACCTTTCCGACGAGATTGCTCGGCTGGAAGAGAAGAGCCGCAAGCTGACGGAATCGATCTTCAAGGATTTGACTCCCTGGCAGGTTTCTCAGCTATCACGGCACCCTCAGCGTCCCTACACGTTGGACTACCTCGAGCACATCTTCACCGACTTTGACGAGCTGCACGGTGATCGTAACTTCGCTGATGATGCTGCGCTGGTAGGTGGCATTGCGCGATTAAACGATGCGCCGGTGATGGTGATTGGCCATCAAAAAGGCCGCGATGTAAAAGAGAAAGTACGCCGCAACTTCGGTATGCCGCGCCCAGAAGGCTACCGCAAAGCGTGCCGCCTGATGGAAATGGCTGAGCGCTTTAAAATGCCCATTGTGACGTTTATCGACACGCCGGGCGCTTACCCCGGTATCGACGCGGAAGAGCGCGGTCAGTCAGAGGCCATCGCCTATAACCTCGCCGTCATGTCGCGGCTGAAAACGCCGATTATTTCCACCGTGGTGGGCGAAGGTGGCTCCGGCGGCGCGTTGGCGATTGGGGTATGCGACGAGCTGCAAATGCTGCAGTACTCCACCTACTCGGTTATTTCACCGGAAGGCTGCGCATCGATTTTATGGAAAAGCGCTGAAAAAGCCTCCGATGCCGCTCAGGCCATGGGCATTACCGCCGAGCGACTGAAAGAGCTGGGCTTTGTCGATTCGCTGATCAAAGAGCCGCTTGGTGGTTCCCACCGCCACCCGCTAACCACCGCTGAGCGGGTCAAAGAGGCGCTGACCGCCAGCTTGGAGCGTCTGCAGGCGATGGACACCGACGCACTGCTGGAGCGTCGCTATAAGCGTTTAATGAGCTATGGCGCCCCAGCCGCTTAAAACGCTGCCAAGCTTACTCAACGACGCCCTGGCGGAAACCCCGCCGGGGCGCTCTATTTGGGTGGCACTCTCGGGTGGTTTGGACTCCTGTCTGCTGCTCGCGTTAGCCGCACAGGTCTGTGAACAAGCAGGCAGCTCTTTGCGGGCCATCCATATCAACCACGGCTTGCAGGCAGCAGCGCAGACATTTGAAGCGCACTGCCGAGATATGTGTGTGCGTTTGAACGTGCCGCTATCCGTGGTCAATGTGGCGGTAGATGCACAAGGCGAAGGCATCGAAGGTGCCGCTCGCAATGCCCGCTATGAGGCTTTTTTTGCCACCATTCCCACGGGGGATACGCTCTGGCTGGCCCAGCACCAGGACGATCAGGCGGAAACCTTCCTGCTTGCCGCCCTGCGCGGCAGCGGGTTGCGTGGGCTAGCGAGCATGCCCTATCGACGCGACGCTCAGGGTATTACCCTGGTGCGCCCCTGGCTAACGGTGCGCCGGGCAGCGTTAGAGGAAACCGCGCATTCACTCGCCGTGACCTGGTGTGAAGATCCAACCAATAGCGATATAAGCCTTGACCGCAATCGCCTGCGTCACCGGGTGCTGCCTGCGATGCGCGAGCGCTGGCCTGAGGCAGAACATGCGCTAGCGAACAGCGCTGCCCATGCTGGCGAAGCAGATGCGTTGC
This Vreelandella neptunia DNA region includes the following protein-coding sequences:
- the lpxD gene encoding UDP-3-O-(3-hydroxymyristoyl)glucosamine N-acyltransferase → MTHASHHLTLADIARQLDIAVSGNAQQPIRGLATLKEAQPDQVAFLANRAYLKDLATTKAAAVLLHPEHGKHCPVPRLEIDNPYLGYAKLSQLFDPLPARDVVGIHPTAVVAEDVKLGADVCIQAHAVIESGVVLGDRVAIGAGSVVGADSIIGEATRLHANVTVCHGVVVGKRVILQSGCVIGGDGFGFAHDGAGWHKIAQLGGVVLGDDVEVGSCSSIDRGALGDTVIGDDVKIDSQVQIAHNVIIGDHSALAGCVGIAGSTKVGKHCMLGGGVGLSGHLTICDGVQVTGMSLVTNSIHEPGVYSSGTGAMANTQWRKNAVRFKQLDDIAKRLARLEKKQRD
- the fabZ gene encoding 3-hydroxyacyl-ACP dehydratase FabZ, whose amino-acid sequence is MVMDINEIREYLPHRYPFLLVDRVTELAIGESIVAYKNVSINEPFFNGHFPHHPIMPGVLVIEALAQVCGILGFKTVNKLPADGYVYYLVGSDKVRFKRPVMPGDKLTLEADVIKGKRGIWKFACRASVDGELACEAEIICAERKVA
- the lpxA gene encoding acyl-ACP--UDP-N-acetylglucosamine O-acyltransferase, giving the protein MIHPTALVDPTARLADDVEVGPFSIIGPGVTIGAGSVIGPHVVVKGPTTLGERTRIFQFASVGEDCQDKKYAGEPTRLVMGDDNVIREGATIHRGTVQDRSETTVGSRNLFMAYVHVGHDCVIGNDCILANQVTLAGHVTVGDHAILGGLAAVHQFCHFGDHAMAGGGSIITKDTPAYIMINGNPAEARGLNLVGLKRRGFSREAINALTAAYKMVYRQGLTTEQALAEMRSRFELPEVEHFAASIERSTRGITR
- the lpxB gene encoding lipid-A-disaccharide synthase, translated to MSLQRVYLVAGELSGDILGAGLMRELKARHPGVEFRGIGGPRMQAEGMESRFPLETLAVMGLVEVLKHLPELIRVRRTLKAEALAWQPDIMLGIDAPDFNLGLERQLREAGITTAHYVSPSVWAWRQGRVKGIAKSVDGMLTLLPFEAAFYREHRVPVAFVGHPLADEMPLENDRAATRQALELAPDSQVLALLPGSRANEIRFLGDTFLNAAEQLCQRHPALQVVIPAATADRRREISALLANYPLLAERITLLDSQAREAMVASDVVLLASGTAALEAMLCHRTMLVAYKMAPATHWLAKRMVKTQWVSLPNLIAQETLVPELIQDAASPEAIADQLSAMLADEDSRHALEARFAQMHATLQRNASRRAAEAVSLLVAGQPLESVDGH
- the rnhB gene encoding ribonuclease HII encodes the protein MAIKDRVTTHWLIEHKDFPLLDISYSGERLAGVDEVGRGPLIGSVVAAAVILDPAQPIDGLTDSKKLTARRREALDTQIRERALAFAVAEASAAEVDALNIYHATHLAMRRAIDALAPSAEYLLVDGNKLPSHRLPGQAVVKGDSRHCAIAAASILAKVARDAQMVALDECYPEYGFARHKGYPTKEHLTALAAHGPLAEHRRSFAPVQRQLALL
- the dnaE gene encoding DNA polymerase III subunit alpha — translated: MTVPFVHLRLHSEYSLVDGLVKLKSLVSTTAERAMPALALTDETNLFGLVKFYKAAQGAGLKPIIGSDLWLHNPHDESHPYRLTLLAMNDVGYRNLTELISKGWTHGQRQGRAILDKQWVLEQSEGLIALSGAREGEIGRHLLSDHEQDARVLLEEWQAAFPERFYLELIRTGRPLEEACVHASVKLAIETGTPVVATNDVRFLEREDYWAHETRVAIGEGKALDDPRRERRYTEEQYLKSPDEMAALFADIPEALENSVMIAERCSVDVRLGEIFLPEFGIPEGMTQDEFFRKVSHDGLTERLDFLFPAERYPRDSEEYQAIDQRYRDRLEFELNVIIQMGFPGYFLIVMDFIQWAKDNRVPVGPGRGSGAGSLVAYAQKITDLDPIGYDLLFERFLNPERVSMPDFDVDFCMEKRDKVIEYVAERYGRNAVSQIVTFGTMAAKAVVRDVARAQGRPYSLGDKLSKLIPFEVGMTLAKAIEQEPALKEFIGNDEEAEEIWEMALKLEGTTRGTGKHAGGVVIAPTKLTDFSPLLCDEDGSGLVVQFDKNDIEEAGLVKFDFLGLRTLTIIDWALEMVDKVRSVNGQDPLNIDSIPLDDAPTFEMLKRAETTAVFQLESRGMKELIKRLLPDSLDDMIALVALFRPGPLQSGMVDDFINRKHGRAEVSYPHPDYQHELLKPVLAPTYGIILYQEQVMQIAQVMAGYSLGQADMLRRAMGKKKPEEMAKQRDGFMEGCAANGIDKDLAGNIFDLVEKFAGYGFNKSHSAAYALVSYQTAWLKAHYPGPFMAAVMSTEMDNLDKVVPLIEECRNLRLTVTPPNVNVGGYKFTVDTDARVVYGLGAIRGVGEGPIGAIVEAREADGPFKDIFDFCRRIDPKRMNKRTLEALIRSGALDTLGPNRAVLFAAMEDALKAAAQNHANQNLGMQDMFGDAFAAADESDGDSNVYAEYINAREWTDRERLSGEKDTLGLYLTGHPIDEYERELKRFVSTRISDLKPSRDPQRVAGLVVGVRTMKSKRGDTMAFITLDDRTGRIEASLFGELFEQLRGQIEADQVLIVEGEVSSDEYSGGLRLRGKDVTPMVTARIRYGQAVELALDAGQINGRLIETLRDSLTPYRDQEGLPVRLQYRHPAAVAWLELADEWKVAPSDDLLLALQDVQGQTGVQLRYR
- the accA gene encoding acetyl-CoA carboxylase carboxyl transferase subunit alpha; the protein is MNPNYLDFEQPIAELQAKIEELRLVSSDSQVNLSDEIARLEEKSRKLTESIFKDLTPWQVSQLSRHPQRPYTLDYLEHIFTDFDELHGDRNFADDAALVGGIARLNDAPVMVIGHQKGRDVKEKVRRNFGMPRPEGYRKACRLMEMAERFKMPIVTFIDTPGAYPGIDAEERGQSEAIAYNLAVMSRLKTPIISTVVGEGGSGGALAIGVCDELQMLQYSTYSVISPEGCASILWKSAEKASDAAQAMGITAERLKELGFVDSLIKEPLGGSHRHPLTTAERVKEALTASLERLQAMDTDALLERRYKRLMSYGAPAA
- the tilS gene encoding tRNA lysidine(34) synthetase TilS, with the translated sequence MAPQPLKTLPSLLNDALAETPPGRSIWVALSGGLDSCLLLALAAQVCEQAGSSLRAIHINHGLQAAAQTFEAHCRDMCVRLNVPLSVVNVAVDAQGEGIEGAARNARYEAFFATIPTGDTLWLAQHQDDQAETFLLAALRGSGLRGLASMPYRRDAQGITLVRPWLTVRRAALEETAHSLAVTWCEDPTNSDISLDRNRLRHRVLPAMRERWPEAEHALANSAAHAGEADALLCEYAQQELQRLLVDSHYIDAAALGECSLPRQRLLVRTFCQQLGLPTPPQKRLESLLNQLNAKADAEVCVEWPGAQARLWRQRLYLMVPYEPLPAWEVSWDGQTLLETPIGPLGWQVASLKEPSQPLRATWRQGGEVIQLPKRGRRDLKRLLQEADMPPWERERLVVIMQGEACIGVICPPAQLLWRAEGVRFTRLTSPA